Proteins encoded within one genomic window of Flavobacterium gilvum:
- the phoU gene encoding phosphate signaling complex protein PhoU has product MATHFEMELDNLKNIIKKIGKLAEGQVSEAVKILLQEPEAAEGKVIKKTESKIDKLDVKIDEICQSIFALKQPVATDLRFIMSAMQISNEIERIGDLSISIVKKAKNIKEKHDLIEKFDIADITRQVELVTIKTNKCFADQDGKASGEIFVLNKEIRNQCEDAIHGIINEMKVNSKAVVSGTNLVIVLKHLERISEHCTNIAEYVYFTVNAKIIKHEKLEN; this is encoded by the coding sequence ATGGCAACACATTTCGAAATGGAATTAGATAATTTAAAAAATATTATTAAAAAAATCGGAAAATTGGCAGAAGGTCAAGTGAGCGAAGCCGTGAAAATTCTTTTGCAGGAGCCAGAAGCCGCCGAAGGGAAAGTCATCAAAAAAACGGAATCCAAAATTGATAAATTGGATGTTAAAATTGATGAGATTTGTCAAAGTATTTTTGCGCTGAAACAGCCTGTTGCTACAGATTTACGTTTTATTATGTCGGCAATGCAAATCAGTAATGAGATTGAACGAATTGGTGATTTGTCTATCAGCATTGTAAAAAAAGCAAAAAACATAAAAGAAAAACACGATTTAATCGAAAAGTTTGATATTGCCGATATTACCAGACAAGTTGAATTGGTTACCATAAAAACCAACAAATGTTTTGCTGATCAGGATGGTAAAGCTTCGGGGGAAATATTTGTTTTGAACAAGGAAATAAGAAATCAATGTGAGGATGCCATTCACGGTATTATCAATGAAATGAAAGTTAATTCCAAAGCTGTGGTTTCTGGAACCAATCTGGTAATTGTTTTGAAACATTTGGAGCGTATTTCTGAGCATTGCACAAACATTGCCGAGTATGTTTATTTTACGGTCAATGCCAAAATTATTAAACACGAGAAATTGGAAAATTAA
- the pstB gene encoding phosphate ABC transporter ATP-binding protein PstB — MKDIKIKVKDLSLHYGEKKALNEITMDIPANKVTALIGPSGCGKSTFLRCINRMNDLIPNVTITGKMHVEGIDIYDKNVDVVNIRKKIGMVFQKSNPFPKSIYENIAYGPRINGINDKAQLDEIVEKSLRQAAIWDELKDRLGDSALGLSGGQQQRLCIGRTLAVSPDIILMDEPASALDPISTSKIEELIHQLKEDYTIIIVTHNMQQAARTSDHTAFFYMGNLIEMGKTNTIFTKPSEKQTEDYITGRFG, encoded by the coding sequence ATGAAGGACATAAAGATAAAAGTTAAAGATTTGTCATTACACTATGGTGAAAAAAAGGCGCTGAACGAAATCACCATGGATATTCCTGCCAATAAAGTGACAGCTCTCATTGGGCCATCAGGTTGCGGGAAATCTACTTTTTTGAGATGCATTAACAGAATGAATGATTTGATTCCTAATGTTACGATTACTGGAAAAATGCACGTAGAGGGAATAGATATTTACGACAAAAACGTAGATGTTGTTAATATTCGAAAAAAAATCGGAATGGTTTTTCAAAAATCGAATCCGTTTCCAAAATCCATTTACGAAAATATAGCCTACGGGCCACGTATCAACGGAATAAATGATAAAGCACAATTGGATGAAATTGTAGAAAAGTCATTACGTCAGGCTGCAATTTGGGATGAGCTGAAAGACCGTTTGGGTGATTCTGCATTAGGACTTTCTGGGGGGCAACAACAACGTTTGTGCATCGGGAGAACATTGGCGGTAAGCCCGGATATTATTTTGATGGACGAACCAGCAAGTGCTTTGGATCCAATTTCTACTTCAAAAATTGAAGAACTGATACACCAGTTAAAAGAGGATTATACGATTATTATTGTAACTCATAACATGCAACAAGCCGCAAGAACGAGTGATCATACGGCCTTTTTCTACATGGGAAATCTGATAGAAATGGGGAAAACGAATACAATTTTTACCAAACCTTCGGAAAAACAAACAGAAGATTATATTACAGGAAGATTTGGTTAA
- the pstA gene encoding phosphate ABC transporter permease PstA: MEKVLDISENHFFSSKRNASEIKGKLFVGITQLAVILIIAVLAVVLGIIIYEGRSKFSWEFISTFPTNGMTEGGIFPALIGTFILVIVMSIAAVPFGTITALYLTEYASEKSKFAAAVRFSVRTLAVVPSIIFGLFGLGFFIQFVGTGADTVFNGGQLRWGQPNILWASLTMSLLTLPVIIVSVEESLKTIPRELREASLALGATKWQTIRKVVLPGSISGIMTGTILAVSRGAGEVAPILFTGAAYYLATLPGSLSDQFMNLGYHIYIMSTQSSDVEKTMPIQFATTLVLLILTLSLNIVAVMIRSRIRRKAK, translated from the coding sequence ATGGAAAAAGTTTTAGATATATCAGAAAACCACTTTTTTTCCAGCAAAAGAAATGCTTCGGAAATAAAAGGAAAACTTTTTGTAGGGATTACGCAATTGGCCGTAATTCTTATTATTGCCGTTCTTGCTGTTGTTTTGGGAATTATTATTTATGAAGGAAGAAGTAAGTTTTCTTGGGAATTTATTTCGACTTTTCCAACCAACGGAATGACCGAAGGAGGAATTTTTCCAGCCTTGATAGGTACTTTTATTTTGGTGATTGTAATGTCTATTGCAGCCGTTCCTTTTGGCACGATTACGGCACTTTACTTAACCGAATATGCCAGTGAAAAATCCAAATTTGCTGCGGCAGTTCGATTCTCGGTACGTACTTTGGCTGTAGTTCCATCGATTATTTTCGGGCTTTTTGGACTCGGTTTTTTCATCCAGTTTGTGGGAACCGGAGCCGATACTGTTTTTAATGGTGGTCAATTGCGTTGGGGACAACCTAATATTCTTTGGGCGAGTTTAACGATGTCTTTATTGACTTTGCCAGTTATTATTGTTTCTGTCGAAGAATCCTTAAAAACGATTCCAAGAGAATTACGGGAAGCGAGTCTGGCACTTGGCGCAACCAAATGGCAAACTATTAGAAAGGTGGTTCTTCCGGGATCTATTTCCGGAATTATGACAGGAACCATTCTTGCTGTGAGCAGGGGAGCCGGCGAAGTTGCTCCAATACTGTTTACTGGTGCAGCCTATTATTTGGCTACGTTGCCGGGTTCTTTGAGTGACCAATTCATGAACTTGGGTTATCATATTTATATTATGTCTACCCAATCTTCGGATGTGGAGAAAACCATGCCAATACAGTTTGCGACAACTTTGGTATTGTTAATCTTGACATTGTCTCTCAATATCGTCGCAGTAATGATCAGATCAAGAATCAGAAGAAAAGCAAAATAA